CAGCCCCAGAGTCTGCATTCATGAGGAGGTCATTGGTGACCCTTACCAAGGCAGTCTCTGTCTGAAACCAGACTGGAAGGGCTCGAGTAGGTTGTGAGTGGCAAGATGTTGTTGCTCGAGGAGCTTACTCAGGAAGGGCAGGTTTGAGATAGGCCTGTAGTTCTGGAGGTTGTCAGATCCAGGCTTTTTAAGTACTGTTGTGACTGTGGTGAGGGACTTGTTAATGATTTTCTGTGAAAAAAGGCTCCAGAGCAGGTAACTAGGTCTTGACAGGTGAGGTGGGGATAGGGTCAAGTGCGCAAGTGGTGAGCCTCATTGTTTTAACCAGCTTGGTTACATCAGCTGCAGTGACTGTGGTGAACATGGAGATCCTTGACTCAGGGAGCGTAGGACTGTGTAGATCAACTACAGGGGCTGGAGAGGACATGATGGTGTCAGATGTTTTCAATTTGGCTTTGGAAGAAACAAAGGTATTGATTGAGGTAGCAGCGTTGTTAACAGGTTTAAGGAGCTTGCTCACAGTAGAGAACAGAACCTGGGATTTGCCACTGCTGTTGCTGATCTGTTGGGAATAGTAGTAGTAAAATGGTCAAATGAAAGTAGAAACAGGATATAATTTAAAGCTTTACCTCGTCACTCTCAATATCTAACAGTCACTCAGATGAACAGACAGCAGTGTCACAAGGTGAcatgttttcctctctctttctctcgttgtTGTAGAAAGGACTCCACTGACTCCAAGCCCAGCCATTCTGTGAAACGTCATTCGACTGATTCCAAATCAGACAGGTAGGTACTGGTTCTCATTCAGATTCAATACTATGACTGACACTTCTCTTGTCATTACTGCTAAATGCCTTAATACGTTGCCATGAGCTACCCAGTGGGCAAAGTACATCCGTCAGCATCCAGTTTTAATTGATATTCGATTGAATAGCCATATAACGTGACATCAATATGAAATCTACATAACAAGCGAaaagtggtgggaaaagtactcaattgtcataatTATTTCATTGTTGATCTAGACCCAAAATAGTTTGTATGTTGGtttttgcatcatatgatgcgTTTTGCAACTTTCAAAATACGAAGCTCAATGCattttgtattttgaaagttCTGTAACTTGATTTGCTCTATTCTGAAACCAATCTTGCTTGTATGATGCATTTTGTGTCATATGTTGGAGAACGCagcatcatatgatgcaaaatgtACCATATGGGccagatttctgtattttgaaagtttcgtatcttgaaaacttgattgtttacatgcaaaatattttgggactatatcaacaatggactactGAAACAAATACTAAGACACATTTTGGGGTTGAGTTTTCGTTCAAGTAATTTACACCACTGCAAGCGAGCCATATTGCATTTTTTGTTCAAATTTGGATGAAAAGTGTACTTTTTCCGCATTTTTGACAAAGTTGTCACATGGATTTGTTTTATTTGTTGAAACTACATTGAATCAATCAGTGGGCAGTAATCCCCTTTTCTCGCTTTCAAATCATTCCTAATTTACTACCTCTCTTTAGGAGGGACTCTGTGGATTCCAAGACTAGCAACTCACCCTCAGCTAAGAAGCTCTCTAGCGAGACGTAAGAGGGCCCCTTTCTTATGCAGATAGAAAAGCAAATTTCCCTTTCTTATTTATTTTACTGCTTCATTAAGgcatttttatttactttgcatAATGGAGCACATTAAGATAAGGACGTTAGTTCACTCAATGTCtttttctgtctgtttgtttcagaAAAGAATTTCATAGCTCCAAGTCCTCTCACCCTGGCCCTCTGCAGAGAAAGTCGTCAACGGACAGTATTGAACGGTACCCTTTTTAACTGGAAAATACTATCTACTGTACTACTGAAATTAATATGGATCAGATTTTAAACTCTTGATTGATGTATATGCTGTCTGGCTTGTGTATATGATGACCAGGAGAGGGAAACCAGAGATGCCAAAGATTCCCACCACCCCCACCAGTCCCATGTCCCCCTCCTTCAGCTCAGCAGGGGTTCCCCTGTCCCCTTGCCTTGCCACTGGAGAAACCATCAGGGACAAGTGCATCGAGATGCTGGCTGCTGCTCTACGTACAGATGGTGGGGAAAAGACCAGCCACTAACTGAATTGAGTACAAGTACAGACACTCACAGAGATAAGAGATCAATCTACACATAAAGTGACTCATTCAATGCACATTcattcacacatacagtatggaaaTTACTAATGGTTACATTACACACAGATTTTGTAGATGAAAACGAGGAAACGTAATACCCTCAGTTTTATCTCCTCAGACAACTTCAAAGAATTTGGGACAAACTGTGACTCCATGGCAGCAGAGATTGAAGATCATATCCTTTTAAATCTGCATGTGTTTCTGAATTATTTTACCAATTTGGGTTGGTTTCAGGTTGCAGTGTGTTTGCAGAGCTGCCATTTGCTCTCTTGGCTTTGAATATAACAAATGTTATATTTGTTTGATCTTTTATTGTCACCGTTAGATATTTCAGTCAGACGGTGATGAACGCTTCCTTAACTACCCTCTGCTGCACATATTTACACGGAGATGGGATCCACAGATATGAAGTATAAAAACAGGGTGCGGAGCCGCATCAGCAACCTGAAGGACCCCAAAAACCCTGGACTGCGGAGGAACATCCTGGCTGGAGGCATCGAGCTGAGACGCTTCGCCATCATGTCTGCTGAGGTACTGTAGACTTCTGTCATATCAACCCATGACGCACCCCTGCCTCTAACATATTCCTAAGATGTTGTATCAAAGAGAAAGAGTCAAGAAAGTCAAGCACCTACCAAAATATTGAGTAGAGTAGACAAATTTCCCTCAGAGATTGTCTATCTATCGACATTTGAAGTcaacagtttacatacacttcggttggagtcattataactcgtttttcaaccactccacaaatgtattgttaataaactatagttttggcaaatctactttgtgcatgacacaagtaatttttccaacaattgtttacaaacagattatttcacttataatggactgtatcacaattccagtgggtcagaaatttacatacattaagttgacgcaagtataaaaaccatgggaccacgcagcagtcataccgctcaggaggaGAGACGCTTTCTtcctcctagagatgaacttactttggtgcgaaaagtgcaaatcaatcccagaacaacagcaaaggaccttgtgaaaatgctggaggaaacaggtacctaAGTATCTATATGTACAGTAAAACGATATCGACATTACCTGAAAAGCAGCTCAGCATGGAAAaacccactgctccaaaaccaccataaaaaagccagactacggtttgcaactgcacatggggacaaagatcatacttggagaaatgtcctctggtctgatgaaacaaagaactgtttggtcataatgaccatcgttatgtttggaggaaaaagggggaggcttgcaagccgaagaacaccatcccaaccatgaagcacgggggtggcagcatgttgtgagggtgctttgctgcaggagggactggtgcacttcacaaaatagatggcatcatgagggaggtaaagtatgtggacatattgaagcaacatctcaagacatcagtcaggaagttaatgggtcttccaaatggacaatgaccccaagcatacttccaaagttgtggcaaaatggcttaaggacaacaaaatcaaggtattggagtggccatcacaaagccttaatCTCTATCCCATAGAAAGttgggggcagaactgaaaaagtgtgtgcgagcaaggaggcctacaaacctgactcagttacaccagctctgtcaggaggaatgggccaaaattcacccaacttattgtgggaagcttgtggatggccacccaaaaagtttgacccaagttaaacaatttaaaggcaatgctaccaaatactaattgagtgtatataaacttctgacccactgggaatgtgatgaaagaaataaaagattaaataaatcattctctctactattattctgacatttcacattcttaaaataaagtggtgatcctaactgacctaagacacagAATTTTTActtagattaaatgtcaggattgtgaaaaactgagttgaaatgtagttgactaaggtgtatgtaaacttccgacttcaactgtatctatctatctaggaGATGGCTAGTGATGAGTTGAAGCAGCTGAGGAACAATCTGACTAAGGAGGCCATTAGGGAACACCAACTGTCCAAAACCAGCGGTACCATTTCTGACCTGTTTCAGTGCAGCAAGTGCGGCAAAAAGAACTGCACCTACAACCAGGTAAACATACCGTACTCTGCATACACACCCTATTCTGCTTATTAccaagtatatactgtattttacttAAACAGATACACACGGCTCACTGCACTGAAAACATACATATGCTCTACATACTGACCCAATATCAGTTTTATTTTGTTCGCTCTACCTGTTCCAGTTCCATTTTACACAGTGAGATACAGTGGAGACAGCCTGTGCTGTTTTATGAAAGCTGACTTTGTATTTCTTGGGGTGTGTGTAGATGCAGACCCGCAGCGCTGATGAGCCTATGACTACTTTTGTTCTGTGTAATGAGTGCGGGAACCGCTGGAAGGTGAGACATTTCCCTCACCAGTTCAGATAAAGCCCAGCACATAGTGGTGTCTCTGAGGCACAACAATGGTCCACAGACATAAATAATCTATAAATGTACTAATATTAATTTGTTTTCTATTCCAGTTCTGCTGATGTGGCCCAGCTCCAATGACGATGTTGCAGACCACATTTTTCTATGAGGGGTTATAATGTTAAGCAATGAGTAATTTTACAAAAATGAATACCGGTACTTACGATTTATAATTGACTTTTTAAGatggactcccgagtggcgcagcggtctaaggcactgaatctcattgcaagaggcgtcactacagttactggttcaattccaggctgtatcacatccggctgtgattgggagtcccatagggcggtgcacaattggcccagcatcgtccgggttgtaaataagaatttgttcttaattgacttgcctggttaaataaagtttacatttaaaaaataataatgataaaTGAATGGGAGTTGAAAACATTTGTTTAAGAGGCAGGGGTTGAGTCTCCAGATTGATGTAATTTAATCTGTCCTGGTTGAACACAGGTAATTCAATGGTGCTGAGGAGATGCAGCAGCCTTTTATGAATTTCAAACAAAAATGCATCTTacatttttttgtatattttatttAAATCTGCAAAGACCACAGAACAAATCAGAAATACAATATGAAAGCTTATCATGCAACCcatttcaattaagacatattTATTGTTAATATCTCATGCCCCAACGTCTTTATTGTCACCGTTTGGGCTTCAGTTTGGGCTTAAGGGAATAATATAAATCATTTTTCTAGATAAGTTAAAGACCAAAAAACTATTTGACATTTCAAAAGAGCAGCTAAAATGGCTATAAATATTTATGAATAAGTGGAGTTGGTTATTTTCAtaagtacagtataatatatagaATAGTAATAACATTTGCCTACGTATTGCTTTGCAGCATAATGAGTAAACAGTATTGAAATGATGCTAATTTATCAAAAATTGTGTAATTGTCAAATTGATCAAACATGTGAAATGGAATGTCAATATACTGTACCACTAAGAGTATCCACAAGATGGCAAGGAAGAAAAATGTATCCTGTAACAGCACCCACTTGACATATAATTTAGGGAGTGAATgttatttacagtaccagtcaagtttttacacacctactcattcaagggtttttctttacttttgctattttctacattgtagaaaatgaagacatcaaatctatgaaataacacatggaatcatgcagtaaaccaaataaatataaacatttagtaaccaccctttgccttgaagacagctttgcacacttggcattctctcaaccagcttcatgaggtagtcacctggaatgcattttaaacagccgtgccttgttaatttgttgaatttctttccttcttaatgtgtttgagccagtcagttgtgttgtgacaagaagGTCATTCAATACGGaaatcaagaactttgaaagtttcttcaagtgtagtcgcaaaaaccatcaagcgctatgatgaccctggctctcatgaggaccgccacaggaaaggaagaccccagagttacctctgctgcagaggataagttcattagagttaactgcacctcagattgcagcccaaaagatgcttcagagttcaagtaacagacacatatcaacatcaactgttcagaggagactgccttaatcaggcctttgtggttgaattgctgcaaagaaacgactactaaaggacaccaatgagaagaagagacttgcttgggccaagaaacacaagcaatggacattagactggtggaaatctgtcttttggtctgatgagccaattctttagatttttggttccagacgcagagtaggtgaacagatgatctccgcatgtgtttcccactgtgaagcatggaggtgggatggtgtgggggtgctttgctggtgactgtCTGAGATTgatttagatttcaaggcacacttaaacagcatggctaccacagcattctgcagtgatgccccatcacatctggtttgcgcttagtggaacgatcatttgtttttcaacaggacaatgacccaacacaccttcaggttgtgtaagggctatttgaccaagaaggggaatgatggagtgctgcatcagatgacctggcctccacaatcacccaacctcaactcaattgagatggtttgtgattagttggaccgcagagcgaaggaaaagcagccaacaagtgctcagcatatgtgggaactccttcaagactgttggagaagcattccatgtcaagctggttgagagaatgccaagtgtgcaaagcggtcatcaaggcaGAGTGGCTACTTTAAGGAAtctaacatattttgatttgtttaccattttttggtactacatgattccatatgtgttatttcatagttttgatgtcttcactattattctacaatgtagaatatagtaaaaaataaagaaaaacccttgaatcagtaagtgtgtccaaactattgactggtactgtataatgagggttacatggagaaaaagGGACCTCAGAAATTAAAATCGATAGCCcttcagcaaaatatattttacttaaCACTTTAAAAAAAGCAAGTGACCCTCCCCtataaccaaaataataaagtataaagtggatagcagagaacatgtctACCATTTAGTCTCACTTCTTGGACAGAACAGAGCTttagatatgcagttttagaAGCTTTTCTTTGTAGTTTAATCATGGCATTGCAGGAATTTTGATAGCTCGCATGGCTGCaggccagaaggttgtgggttcgCAGACCACCATGGACAAGAGTAGGGGTGGAAAGATCTCCTTTATAGTAAAAACATTGCATGAATCTATCAAAAAAAATGGCATGTTATACACATTAGCAGAATCtttaataccacacaaatgaCCAAAATTGCaggctaagaatggacagagctTGCGGAGAGAGCAGAGGATGTGTCCCTCGGGCGGACAGGCCAAACTTGAGGGCTTTCAAGTGTGACTTTGGTCAAGCAGAATATAATTGCCACAAATCAAAAAGAATAAAATAATATAGAACCATGAGCTAAGAAACGTATTTGAAAGCATCACAATGTCCACCAACAATAGTTTACATGTCTTTGTCAAGTTTTCACTCAATTTCTCAAATTGCTCTCTCACAATCTATAGAAGACAGGAAGATACAGAAAATGGAATTAGTAGTATGAAGTCGAAGGGTTTAATCCCAATTTAAAATCATTGTTGCTCAAATTTTTTCCAAATTACATCAATTCATGATTTTCAAAAGTCTCTGTTGTGTTTAACAGTGTCTGTGTGGGAACTAACCAAGTCGATGAGTGTGTATTTGAGACTGGACATCActgagggtagagtagaggggtAAGCTCAGACGAGTTTACCCCTCCAGTGTGGGCAAACAAAATACAGGCATGTAATACAGGGTGTGTACAGAGAGTGGAAAATAAAGAGGGCCAGAAAAGTCATGTTTTGGAAATATTTGTTGAAGTGGTAAAAGACGGATAGCAgtgttatgtgtgatgattgtgaggcgctaTACATATTTGACAGTCACAAGATGGGGACTTCAAATAGACCTATGGCACGTCATGGAACTGTAGCCTGCTGTTCCGATatgttaaatggaaactgaaatctggacactgactgcaggtctataacctctcacaaagcctcagtggtgtgtattcatgggtgtcaagggaagccaggcttccacAAAACATTtaccaaaaaaatatatatattttatctttcgtctctgtgtttcataattttccttctattcacaagaggctgaatgtactgtatctcaccggagaaagcatttGAGTGAAACGGTGCccctgtgtctctgtatgtgtacgccatctatctgatgctgtctggtccaaaagagtatgacattgttgccacaTGTAGCATTGAAAGCAAAGGAAGtcagcaagcatttggcctcccttgataaaaaaaaagtataaaataattgccaatcagcgttgagctaaactgagtgtgCTCAACAGCGAATGATCCTGACTCACCAAAAAAGTGTCATGGGAAGCCACTTTGGATATGGCGTCACTCCTATCAAATTGCATTGAGAGCATGTGACCTTGATTTTAAAAatgaaaatgtgttttatttgGCAGAAAGGCTTTCTcaaatgtgaactttcatgtgccttaataacaaactagTATGCCATCtgtaatacaaataaaattgttaaattacgagccttgttggttaagccacagaaaaagcgaGCAACCACGTggttggctgagataatgagtgggctggatatgccgagagatgagttcagattggtctgccatatagatcTTCTGGCTATTTGAGctcatcagtctgtgttggtaatcctgtcgaacacagctttaaaaaaaatagtgtATTGTGTAGTGAAGCGGCATAAGtgttctccactttctggagaatcaagttttgaaatcagtggaattagagtatgatagctaaatatgggtggcaggtagcctcgggattagagtgttggacaagtaaccaaaaggttgcaagatcgaatccccgagctgacaaggtaaaatatgccattctgcccctgaacaaggtagttaacccactgttcctaggctgtcattgaaaataagaatttgttcttaactgacttgccaaggtaaaaaaaaaaaaaactttaactGGAAGCAAGGCACCTCTTTGCAATAGAAAAAAACAGGTTGGTCGCCACATTAATTCATGGCATTCATTGAAGGCATTTCACAGGGCACAAGTTAAGAGAACTCGTCTCACATCAAAGCATTATTGGAAAAAGGAACACATTTACTGTTTTTTTGCCTTCTAATGTACTAAAGTATGGACAGATTGAATTCTTCTTTGCCTCTGAGGAATCAGGTGACAAATGGGCACTTTATTAGCAAATTTGAAAGTGCAGGTTATTCTTTGCCGCAATATATAACACATGATACTTGCTTTCATGTTGTGCCCCTATTGGAAACCCCTGTCAACAGTTGTAATTGCCCTTGAGCATGTTTTGGGCAAAGTTGTTTACCTGTGACTTGACATCCATGCCCGGTATTGTGTTTGCAGCTAATTTCCCAAACACACTTGAGAAAAGCTAGGTATACGCAACAAATTACTTGTGTTGGAACAGTATGAATGTATATTGAATGATGAATTAATAGAAATAAATCATATCTGCTCCACTTTTGTGATGATTTTACACTTCAGCAACACTTTGAGATAATGTAGATATCTCTGTGATTACATTTGCACGAATTGATCAGACCTGTAATAATTACTCTCATATATAGTTCATAGTGAGAGAGGTCCAAGATAATGTGTAAATACCACTGAGATCTGTATGGGATAAATGTAGACATATGAGAAAGAGCATCTAATTGTACGTATTGAATTGAGACTCATTTAAGATCTTGTACTACTCATTTATCTAGTAGCTGAGACTGAGAAAAGAGACGTGTGAGAGTTCGGAGAACTCATACAGTGATCACTGTGAGAGATCCATGTCTACTTCTCAGGAGTGAAAATTGAGATGTATTAGAAAATGCACAACATCTCACTTTAGTATTGACTCGTGCTCTTTTTTGTTTAGGAGATGGACAGAGGTTATAAAGATCTCATCTTGGATTTTTCTTTCCTATGGTCAGCACCGGCATTGGTGGCACTGTTAATTATTgtttaactatctaatgttagctggctggctcgttagctaacgttcCGTGACGTGTACccatggccggtgtcagtaaacgtctgcaaaaaaagagtaatgaaattgttgcaggcagagctggttaggctgttttcatgttatccaatcATCGACCAGAGCGTCAAGTGTGCGCTCAGAGAGTGAACTGAgttgggtggggctaaagcttaagagggtgtgaatgatcctgaatgggtgtagacaagagctcttcactagataccaaaacattcaaagcccattttctcaaaagttacTTTACAAgctgatcaactttcaaagcagaattactttcccagttcttgacacacaccagcacttaaatattttgtcatgcccattcaccctctgaatcaATACAATCTCACACTCAGTTTGTGCAAATATGTACAAGTTCTTTAAGCAGATTTTGTGCATTTTTGTGAGTTTTGGTGTGGCTTAATTCATGTGAAAAGATTTTTGTGCAATTTATTTCGTAGGAAGAGACATTTTTGTGCGACTTAATGAATATTAAAAGTTAAAGATGTTAATATTAAaaagatggcgccggagaaggCGGCTGATGTTTCACGTGTCCCCAACCAATTGTGTTTAAATTATTTTTCATTGTAACTTTTTTATTCAAACTTATTTTGTACGTAATGTTGCAGCTACCGTCTCTtgtgaccgaaaataacttctggacatcaggactgcgattactc
The window above is part of the Oncorhynchus masou masou isolate Uvic2021 chromosome 30, UVic_Omas_1.1, whole genome shotgun sequence genome. Proteins encoded here:
- the LOC135522511 gene encoding transcription elongation factor A protein 3-like isoform X15: MTREEELIRIAKKLDKMVSRNNTEGALDLLNELKSFNMTLKLLQETRIGMSVNGIRKHCTDDEVVSLAKILIKDWKRLLDAARTQSTERPNKMKNGVDSNKSAGSPVRSPLEKDTRRDSSDTLSPSHPRPTPPSRRPSVKVKKERKDSTDSKPSHSVKRHSTDSKSDRRDSVDSKTSNSPSAKKLSSETKEFHSSKSSHPGPLQRKSSTDSIERRGKPEMPKIPTTPTSPMSPSFSSAGVPLSPCLATGETIRDKCIEMLAAALRTDDNFKEFGTNCDSMAAEIEDHIYTEMGSTDMKYKNRVRSRISNLKDPKNPGLRRNILAGGIELRRFAIMSAEEMASDELKQLRNNLTKEAIREHQLSKTSGTISDLFQCSKCGKKNCTYNQMQTRSADEPMTTFVLCNECGNRWKFC
- the LOC135522511 gene encoding transcription elongation factor A protein 3-like isoform X14, giving the protein MTREEELIRIAKKLDKMVSRNNTEGALDLLNELKSFNMTLKLLQETRIGMSVNGIRKHCTDDEVVSLAKILIKDWKRLLDAARTQSTERPNKMKNGVDSNKSAGSPVRSPLEKDTRKDLSDSKPKPAKRQSLDSSDSNPKRSKRPSLDGKKDRKDSTDSKPSHSVKRHSTDSKSDRRDSVDSKTSNSPSAKKLSSETKEFHSSKSSHPGPLQRKSSTDSIERRGKPEMPKIPTTPTSPMSPSFSSAGVPLSPCLATGETIRDKCIEMLAAALRTDDNFKEFGTNCDSMAAEIEDHIYTEMGSTDMKYKNRVRSRISNLKDPKNPGLRRNILAGGIELRRFAIMSAEEMASDELKQLRNNLTKEAIREHQLSKTSGTISDLFQCSKCGKKNCTYNQMQTRSADEPMTTFVLCNECGNRWKFC
- the LOC135522511 gene encoding transcription elongation factor A protein 3-like isoform X16, producing MTREEELIRIAKKLDKMVSRNNTEGALDLLNELKSFNMTLKLLQETRIGMSVNGIRKHCTDDEVVSLAKILIKDWKRLLDAARTQSTERPNKMKNGVDSNKSAGSPVRSPLEKDTRKDSTDSKPSHSVKRHSTDSKSDRRDSVDSKTSNSPSAKKLSSETKEFHSSKSSHPGPLQRKSSTDSIERRGKPEMPKIPTTPTSPMSPSFSSAGVPLSPCLATGETIRDKCIEMLAAALRTDDNFKEFGTNCDSMAAEIEDHIYTEMGSTDMKYKNRVRSRISNLKDPKNPGLRRNILAGGIELRRFAIMSAEEMASDELKQLRNNLTKEAIREHQLSKTSGTISDLFQCSKCGKKNCTYNQMQTRSADEPMTTFVLCNECGNRWKFC
- the LOC135522511 gene encoding transcription elongation factor A protein 3-like isoform X12; the encoded protein is MTREEELIRIAKKLDKMVSRNNTEGALDLLNELKSFNMTLKLLQETRIGMSVNGIRKHCTDDEVVSLAKILIKDWKRLLDAARTQSTERPNKMKNGVDSNKSAGSPVRSPLEKDTRRDSSDTLSPSHPRPTPPSRRPSVKVKKEREESSDYKPVSLKVTSSDHVKKDRKDSDSKVPKKTSVDAKKERKDLSDSKPKPAKRQSLDSSDSNPKRSKRPSLDGKKDRKDSTDSKPSHSVKRHSTDSKSDRRDSVDSKTSNSPSAKKLSSETKEFHSSKSSHPGPLQRKSSTDSIERRGKPEMPKIPTTPTSPMSPSFSSAGVPLSPCLATGETIRDKCIEMLAAALRTDDNFKEFGTNCDSMAAEIEDHIYTEMGSTDMKYKNRVRSRISNLKDPKNPGLRRNILAGGIELRRFAIMSAEEMASDELKQLRNNLTKEAIREHQLSKTSGTISDLFQCSKCGKKNCTYNQMQTRSADEPMTTFVLCNECGNRWKFC
- the LOC135522511 gene encoding transcription elongation factor A protein 2-like isoform X13, whose translation is MTREEELIRIAKKLDKMVSRNNTEGALDLLNELKSFNMTLKLLQETRIGMSVNGIRKHCTDDEVVSLAKILIKDWKRLLDAARTQSTERPNKMKNGVDSNKSAGSPVRSPLEKDTRRDSSDTLSPSHPRPTPPSRRPSVKVKKERKDLSDSKPKPAKRQSLDSSDSNPKRSKRPSLDGKKDRKDSTDSKPSHSVKRHSTDSKSDRRDSVDSKTSNSPSAKKLSSETKEFHSSKSSHPGPLQRKSSTDSIERRGKPEMPKIPTTPTSPMSPSFSSAGVPLSPCLATGETIRDKCIEMLAAALRTDDNFKEFGTNCDSMAAEIEDHIYTEMGSTDMKYKNRVRSRISNLKDPKNPGLRRNILAGGIELRRFAIMSAEEMASDELKQLRNNLTKEAIREHQLSKTSGTISDLFQCSKCGKKNCTYNQMQTRSADEPMTTFVLCNECGNRWKFC